CGAACGGCTTCAAACATCGACAACCTTACAGAAGCATATACGATCGAGTTACTCTCCGGTATCATCTGATGACGATCTACGAAAGTAGATCTAGGACTACGGATGTAGATCTAGAACCATGGAAATGGATCTAGAACCACGGAAGTAGATCCAGAACTACCGAAGTAGATCTCTAGAACTActataaattctccccaattgacgctcagcttgtacagcaaattctccctaattgacgctcagattgtacacaaaaatggacaatttatggagatacaattattcaagCCATGCGACTTATTTTTACAAttgccaattgtcaacaactacaggatattccataattatgttaacacccagaatggggtgattcctgaggtcatttgaagtaactttttccttagcgaaaatgcaatccgcggctttatttacgagttattaacgaaaaacactgaccaatgagaggcgagcgcgactGGCGTaacgcggccgagccaacgagcagtcgaAAACCAATTTCGCTGATTAGCTCAGCCGCCTAGCgataggcgagctcgcctctcattggtcactgtttgttgttaataacttgtaaacgaagccgcggattgcatttccgctaaggaaaaagttagttcaaatgacctcaggaatcaacCCTTTCcgggtccatttttgtgtacaacctgtgcgtcgattagggagaatttattgtacaccgTGTCTCATAAATATAAAACCAGCCACgaattttcaatatttacaCGTTGTACTTAATACGATAATGAAGGTACTATGCCATATTTTATATCGCAAAGAGAACCGATATTTTTCTAAAACGGGATAAAGTTTATTTGTCAATGAAAAAAGACAAACGGAAAATACTAATTTATTCTCGTTTTGTAACTATGAAAGCAACGGAATAGAACGCTTTGTTACAGAAACGTTCAacgataaaattgaaaaatacgatcaaatgaaattttaataatCAGTAAAGTATTCTAATATTCTAGTATTTAGTAAAATTTCAGTTCAAATATTCGATTTTGCCTGTTTGCGAGCAGACTTTGCCGCATTGTTTCTTCATATCTTTCCGCGAGAAAGGACCTTCATAGACTTGGTTCTATAACTGTCGAATCAGTGTAAATTCTTCCTCATttcccttcagcttgtaaataaaaatggacagtttgggaagaggagaacgaTGATACGAGTTttgcaccttgtttttataattgttagcaattggcaactataaaaatgagccgcgaataataatcgtatatctCGAATactcgtatctcttcttcccaaattgttcacttttgtttacaagctcaaGGAAAATTGGAGCGAATTTACCGCACTGCTCTGGTCTTTTGTGTTTCGGAATAAACACAACCTGCCCCTCTCCCAAAAAAGATGCGTTGTTCCTCGATACGATTTTTAACCTGGCATATTTCGTTCATTATCATACAGATTTCTGTgtataaaaactgaaaatttgtCGTCAGTTTTTCTGGTTGCGAAGACGCAGCGTACATTAAGCCGCCGAGGTGGCGCACGGTGGGGGATGAAACGACGAAGTTTTATCAAAATCGAAGAACTATTGATAAAAACGAGACAAAGCGATGCTATTTCTTTTACGTTAAAGCCGAAACGTTGCAAAGTaagagaaaaatagaaagggtgcaatatgaacaatttttaaCCGCGTAAATTCACGtcaaacttgaaatattccaaCGAAACACTGATTTATCCAACACCGTGTACAGTTGGACATTGTTATAATCACATGCTACGCATCATTTTCCACCGATTTTGACACGCTGATTTCAAATCCTGTCGCTAAATTTCTCTAACGTCCCACGATTTTGAGAACAAAATCCGCGGATCGTCGAATCGTTTCAACGAACGAAACAGAATTTCGTTGGTTCGTTCACTCGAATCGATTATCGTCAAAATCCTGCGGCGGAAGACAAATGTCGCGTTGGAATTTGAAATCGGCGCGTCAAAATGTGTACAACACAGAATATACAATACGTCGAACGACGTGTAACGTGTCATAAAACCAAGTCCAACCGTACACGATATCGGACAATTCACAATTTCGTTCGACCACTTCGTGTTCAACGTGAACGTTCAAGGTTGAAAAATGTTTCTACCACGTTTCCCTCGTCCGACGAACGCTTCAGCTTTGACGTAAACGAAGCAGCGTCTCCCTTTGTATCCGTTTTCTGTGAGGAGAGTGTGCTCTGCTTTCGACAGAGGTTTCGCGGCTTGACCGCCACTGTGCGTCGGCGAGTGGCATCGGTCGCCAGTAGTCCGAGTAAACGATTAGGCCAGACTCACCAGGATTCGTCCAGTGGTGGTCTGCCCGGAGATAAGTTCGCCGGCCCAGTCCTTGGCCTCGGTCATGAAAGTCCCCTCGAACTCCTTGCCCTGTCGGCTGGTCTTCTGCTCCTTCTGCTTCGGGTCATTTGGTGGGATCTCGGGCTCCTTGCGACAGCAGAGGAAGGCGAACGCGCGCCAGAGGAGCACGATCAGCAGCCCGGCGAGAAACGTGAATATGCTCGATAGCAGGAAGCACCACCATTTCCGTTCCTTCAGGCAGTCGTCTACCGGGGGCTGCTCGGTCGTCTCTTCGGTCGTCGTCATCGCGGCGGATCTCTGCTGCCCCCGGGTCACACATTCACCGGCGGCGATCAGAAACGGTGTACAGCGATGCGCGGCACTTTATCCGCTTCATAATTAAGAGTCGAGCGCAACTTCCTCGGCCGGCCCGTGTGCGGTGTGTCTTGCTATCTAGCCAACGTCCTCGTCCTTTTGACTCGTTCACTGTTACACGCACTATAAGTAACCGGGTCCAGGCGCCCCTTCCACTCCAGCCCCCCCCGCGTGCCCCTTCTCCGTTCAATCTCTAAATCGTTATCGCTCCACTTTTTCCACGGGAAacccccccctcctccccgcCGCAGCTTCTCTCACTTTCGCTCACTCATCCACTCGACCCCACTGCTCCCCTCGATCCCTAGATCCTAGTCTCCTGCGGACCTGCTGCTGCCTACCTGCTTTCACCTCCCCTCCTCCCGCCGCCACCGTCACCCCTCTACACCCCGTTTCTCAGGGGACCGCGCGCTCTGCGGCAGCTGGCCGTGCCGCCGCCAATGCTGCAGGTCGCTTCCGGTCCCGAAACAATCGGAAAACAACCCGCCGCCACTCTCCGCTCACGcatacgcacgcacgcacgcgtgCTGACGACGCTGACTGCGACCAACTTGCACACACATCAcgttttatatttgtatatatatataaatatttggtggctatatttatgtatatatatatacatatgtatacatatatatatatataaatatgtgtatgtatgtatgtgtatatatatatatatatatattgcgtgtggagagagagagagagagagagacagagagagagagagaggtttgGTTGTGTCGGAGATTTTTTTTGTTATGAAGTAGCACGTATTAAACCGGATGTCAAGGAGGATAACGCACGGAGAACGTCCGGATGTATATGGGGTTCTATCCGCGCGCGTGTGTCCGCGTTTCGCGACCAGCTCGACTGTgccaacgacgacgacggcgacgaccaCAACGGCGATGAGAACGGCCGAGTGTCCGGACGACCATACCACTGCTCCGCAGCAATCAATACGCAACAATGGACCGGGACCAATAAGCTCGGAGCTCTTCGCCTGACGTAGACGCACGCTCTTTCGCGACCGTGCCAGCCCCACCACTTCGCCGAGACTGATAGCAGAGCTTAACGGCAGGTGGAGGCACCCGTGGTGTGAGCTTGCGCGAGAAAGCTTCCGACTGTGGCCACGCTGCGAACAGAAGGGAGAGTCGGTGGGGTTTTATAGGTTAATAAGCGTGGACAGCGCTGGGGTACTGTTTGCGATTTTTAGTAGCGAGCGACGTTACCGATGATTTAACGTGTCTACGATAAATAAAACAACGTGGCTGCGAGTAAGACAACGTGTCAAGCAAGTCAATTGAAGAATACATTGGAAAGATTGGTAAATAAAGTTAGAAATGATCCTCGGCACACTCGGTTGTATTTTCGTTGAAATGGACTTATTGTTAGCACGTATTAGGTCGTTAAATTCCAAAACTGTCTTAACATCGTTGTATACCTTGTAGTCTGTACTCAGGTTTTACCCGCTTCGATGATAATACACAATTTTTTTGTGAAATATTTCGCAATGACATATCTGAAGAGAGATTGGACCATTTAGAGtactttataaatttattttcaaacagaTATGGGAAAATATAAATTACGTATTTTCGCGGACCGAAATCAAAAACGTGAATGACTCGAATGCGCGTCATCCGATGCTGATATTTTAACAAGAGTCTCAGCTTGAGTCTGAGAATTATTCAAATGTGTTTCTACTTAGAGAATATTAAGAATAGAAGCTATGGCAGTACTTTTTACCGTAGAAAATTCTTCAGACTCTCCTAGgagtaataatattttttgttgtaACATTGCAAATGTTTGATCATGTTTAAACGACGTTCAAAGTTGACGTTGTGAAATCAAGCAGTAAATTTGTGTCGCTTTATTTCTCATTACATCTCGCTATTCCGTTTTTGTAAAAACTGATGTATATGCACCGGTAATAGAATTATGATTGAAGCGTTAATTAATTCCTCTTTACCAACTTTTGAATTGCCGGTAATGTAGAACTCGACCTGTGCTGAAGCGCACCCCTTGCTGGTATGCGACCTGCGCCGTGATCTTGCAGTGAATCAGGGGCTTTAACTTTGTTGTCAGCATTTGAATAGATAATTGTTGAAACTTGTtaatttttatgcattcattATGTATCTAGGAATTGTTTCCTACTATCGATTTAATTTTTAAGATGTCAGAGTCTGAAGGAGTACTTTGAAGAAGTTGAAAATTTGTTGTGCTTTTATCAGAGGAGCTATGTAAATGATTCTTGAGTCAAATTATTTTAAGCCTATACCGATTATTTATTACGTTTTTGTATGGTTATGAATATTTGTATATAAAACGGGGACCCTTTTCagacaaattttttaatttcaaaatcTGTTATACTCCAACGATAAAAGCTTTAGAAATAATAAACACAACTTAAAAATCTTAAACATTAatcttaaaattatattatattataattataattattacaattacattatataattatagttattacaattataattatattatattgtaggtaaataaatgatttgaatataattacttaagtaatgtaaataatttattagtCCTTATTCTcgtaatttttcaaataaatattgtatttgaCAGTTTTTATCAGTTTATTGATGCATTTTAAATATTGAAACAACTAATGTTATgtcataaattgtaatttttgattaaaattaatacttcaaagtttatttcatttatacagtGTAGTTTGTATAAAGACtaatttgtaaaataaattgtacatttttactTATCAGCAAATTCTTtattaatttgtaattaatttaattttgtttatatcTAATGGATGGTAAATCATGAATTCATGTAACATATTGTTGAGTTACCTAATCTTGTTTTAACCAATCAATGGCCGTGAAGTTTGAAAACGCGACGTATCGAGGTTAAATATTAATCATGAATTAAACAAATTATATTCGACTGTAATATTCAATACGAAAAACATCTatacaacaataataattttatatttgtgtAACAGTAAAAACAACGAATTATTTGAAATCATAACCAAACATGTCAGAAGAAAAGTTTGAAAGGTATTTCCAATCATTATGTAcatataacaaataaatataacaaaaacTACTACTAATTACTCAATTAACATATTTAATGCTAAGATACATTTTCATTAAAGTAAAACAAAACTTCTATTATTGAATATCTTTGAGGTTATGTTCAATTGTTTGTTTCTTGAACTCTACGCTACGGTAGGTCACAAACGTGtacaaatcatttagttcaatATCATCGGTCTTCTATTACAGTTTCTATACGATATTGTCACACAAAATTACATTGAGATTGTTAATCTCTATGATAGAACACGTTTGAATTAATTTTATCTGTGTAATATCATATAAAATTACTTTGTTCCATTCACATATATCCTATTTCAATGAAGAAAAAAACTAAAATGTATGAAAACACTATTACAATATTAATCAAACGGAATttgatataattataaatataatttctacAGTTCAGTGGATAAGGCGGAGGAATCTCAAGCCGAACCTATGGAggataaaatcaaaataaaagcaGAAGATAAGGGTAAACAGAAGCATAAACCAGATGAGAGTTTAGAGAAGCCTAATGGTCGTGCTACTAACAGTGAAACTGGAAATTGCTATTGGTAACTTTATATAAAATTCAgttgaataatatttaaaaattgtgtTTAACAATTATAAATTTGATCATATAATTTTTCTAGTGGAAAGGAAAGAAATCTCAACATAGTAGAACTACTATGTGCCAGTTGCTCCAGGTGGTTTCACGAATCATGCATTGGATACCAATTAGGTAAACTAGTACCATTTATGATGAATTACATATTCATGTGTAAAAATTGCTCTCCGACTGGTTTAGAGAGCTTCAAGAAAAATCAAGCACGTAAGAAGGATTACaattttccattttctattaAGTTTGCTGCTTGCATCTATCATATGTATTCTAGAAATTTTGTCTTTTAGCCTTCCCACAAATGTGTGTGACAGCAATAGCAAATTTGCTGCAGATGGCACAGAAAGAGAATGAAGCAAGGATTATTTTTCATAAGGATAAAGATATCATTCCATTCATTGAATGTCATTGGGATAGCATGACTACTATGCCTCGCAGAGTCACCCAATCTTGGCATGCTACTGTAAGTAAGATTTGCTAAATGATCTtagataaattaattaattttataaataaattaattctaTTTTAGTATGCAATAGTTTGtgaaataatttaatttgtatGCATATATTGTTTCTGTGTGTTTCAATGAGTACTTTAATCCAGATACACAGGGCTCTGTTGAAAGATGTTGGAGCATTATTCACTATTGATGAAAGTAGTTCAGACGGTCAATTATTTGGATTGGTTTCTTCTGATCTGTTAATGATTAAGCCAAACTATGAAGCCATGATTAAAGGAGGTCACTTAAAAGTGACTGAAATGGGTGTGCAACATGTTGGTAAGTGTTACCATTGAATATATTGTGTAAcagtttctttaaaaaaaatttataacaAATATGTGATTAGTTTGctatgtaattattaaaaagTTTAATTTTGCTTTTACCACATTTACCCACAATTTAATATGCATTTATTTGTCAGTTAGTACGTTCCTGGAATCATACTATTTATTTTGATCAGTTCTTATCTTATCAAGACTATAATCAGTGGTGTGATATCATACAGTAACCTGCTTAATCGTAATGCTTACAGTACAAATAATCGTTTTAATGAACCATGTCATTTTTACTTATTAACATGTAGTAGACAATATCAACTATAAAGATCCTTGAATAATAAACTCAACCAGTGAAATTCTATACAAAACTAATTCACCGTGTTCTTGCAACGATATCTATTTCTAAAATCAGCGAATTAATCATCGACTACATTACACTTCAACATGGAACATTTAGTGCCTCTTAGTGGAGGACTTCGTGGCCGCAATGCGAAACGCAAGTTCCCAGGGGAAGGTGCAGGCAGTGGCCCAGGCAAGAAAGGCAGGGGCTCGGACATGACTGCACCAAAATTACCTGCACATGGATACCCCCTTGAACATCCATTCAACAAAGATGGATACAGATACATCCTTGCAGAGCCTGATCCACATGCACCTTTCAGACAGGTACGATACTGTTATACCTTCGTTAATcgataatatataaattgactATATCTACAGGAATTTGACGAAAGCAGTGACTGGGCAGGAAAACCAATTCCTGGATGGCTGTACAGAGGTCTTAGTCCAAGTACGGTGTTGTTAGCACTGCACGATAGAGCTCCACAGCTCAGAGTATCAGAAGATAGACTGGCAGTCACTGGAGAAAAAGGCTATTGCATGGTCAGGGCTACTCATAGTATGTCAGAATTATAATCCAATTTTtagattttctattatttcagtAAACGTGATGTAAATTGTTATAAACTTTTAGtttttttattgattttatgTTTGATTAATGTTAGTATACTTTTTAGATGTAAGCAGGGGAGCATGGTACTGGGAAGCTACCATAGAAGAGATGCCAGAAGGATCAGCTACTAGATTAGGATGGGGTCAAGAGTATGCTAATCTTCAAGCTCCGCTTGGTTATGATAAGTTCGGATATTCTTGGAGATCTAGGTACAAACATAACTTAAATTTTATCTAAAACTTAGAGCGTATATCGTTTAAAACATTGTGAAGCCaacaaaatattaaattgcCAATAACTTACAGAGGTTCTAGTTTTTCTAATAACTTACAGGA
This genomic stretch from Megalopta genalis isolate 19385.01 chromosome 5, iyMegGena1_principal, whole genome shotgun sequence harbors:
- the ash2 gene encoding set1/Ash2 histone methyltransferase complex subunit ASH2 isoform X1, giving the protein MSEEKFESSVDKAEESQAEPMEDKIKIKAEDKGKQKHKPDESLEKPNGRATNSETGNCYCGKERNLNIVELLCASCSRWFHESCIGYQLGKLVPFMMNYIFMCKNCSPTGLESFKKNQAPFPQMCVTAIANLLQMAQKENEARIIFHKDKDIIPFIECHWDSMTTMPRRVTQSWHATIHRALLKDVGALFTIDESSSDGQLFGLVSSDLLMIKPNYEAMIKGGHLKVTEMGVQHVVPLSGGLRGRNAKRKFPGEGAGSGPGKKGRGSDMTAPKLPAHGYPLEHPFNKDGYRYILAEPDPHAPFRQEFDESSDWAGKPIPGWLYRGLSPSTVLLALHDRAPQLRVSEDRLAVTGEKGYCMVRATHNVSRGAWYWEATIEEMPEGSATRLGWGQEYANLQAPLGYDKFGYSWRSRKGTRFHESRGKHYSHGYGEGDTLGFLIVLPDTHDASHLPNTYKDRPLVKFKSHLYYEEKDQVPEALKALKPLEGSKIIFYKNGISQGEAFLDVNKGAYYPTVSIHKSATVSVNFGPNFKCSPIDVTFRGMFDRAEEAIAEQSLADVLYFTENEGKLRLDTFAL
- the ash2 gene encoding set1/Ash2 histone methyltransferase complex subunit ASH2 isoform X2, translating into MKKKTKISVDKAEESQAEPMEDKIKIKAEDKGKQKHKPDESLEKPNGRATNSETGNCYCGKERNLNIVELLCASCSRWFHESCIGYQLGKLVPFMMNYIFMCKNCSPTGLESFKKNQAPFPQMCVTAIANLLQMAQKENEARIIFHKDKDIIPFIECHWDSMTTMPRRVTQSWHATIHRALLKDVGALFTIDESSSDGQLFGLVSSDLLMIKPNYEAMIKGGHLKVTEMGVQHVVPLSGGLRGRNAKRKFPGEGAGSGPGKKGRGSDMTAPKLPAHGYPLEHPFNKDGYRYILAEPDPHAPFRQEFDESSDWAGKPIPGWLYRGLSPSTVLLALHDRAPQLRVSEDRLAVTGEKGYCMVRATHNVSRGAWYWEATIEEMPEGSATRLGWGQEYANLQAPLGYDKFGYSWRSRKGTRFHESRGKHYSHGYGEGDTLGFLIVLPDTHDASHLPNTYKDRPLVKFKSHLYYEEKDQVPEALKALKPLEGSKIIFYKNGISQGEAFLDVNKGAYYPTVSIHKSATVSVNFGPNFKCSPIDVTFRGMFDRAEEAIAEQSLADVLYFTENEGKLRLDTFAL